CTGCGGCAATGAAAGAGCGGTAAAGCCTGTTGATAACCGGATATTTGGCAACGTAGAGATCCGGCACATCCACAGTTTCCTCTGTCACTGAATACCGGTAGTTTCCACCCGGTATCAGGATGTACTCGGCATTCTCTTCATTAGGGTTGCGGTATGAAGTGTTTTTTTCGCCTGCACTCGTTGTTGCTTGATCGACGTATGGTTGCCCTCCAAGAGCGAGCAAGACCTCTTCAGCCCGACTGGCAACATCCCTGTTTTTGGCAAGCCCCTCAAGGATAAACTGCTGCAAGGCATCAAGGGGCGCCGTTTTTCCGATGGTTTTCAGACAGTCCAGAACCACCCGCTGGCGGCTGACAGTGGCTGCGGGGTCAAGCAGCTTTTTGCAGAGGGCAATGACCTTTTTTCCGCCAGCAAACCTGCTCGATTGCTCAGATTTATCCTTTTTATTGGGATGGAAACCTGACTCAGGCCTGTCGGAAAGGCGAAGAGGCACAAAGGTGTCGTCGTTCAAATTGACCTTGATGCTTTCAACGCCAGGCAATCCCAGCATACGAATATAGCCCAACTCCTCTTTCAGGGTTGAACGACATTTCAGTAACGCAGCCCAATTGTCCGCAGCTTGACGCTTGACCTGAAAATCAGGATCGTTTTTTTCGCCAGTTTTGCTCGCTTTCCCTCTCAACCCTGCCTGAGAAGTGTGGCCGCCAGCTTCATCTGTGCATGCTCAAAAGCTGGCGCAAAATCGACCAGGTCATGCGGTTCCATGCCAACCGTCGCAG
The DNA window shown above is from Pelodictyon phaeoclathratiforme BU-1 and carries:
- a CDS encoding formylglycine-generating enzyme family protein, whose translation is MRGKASKTGEKNDPDFQVKRQAADNWAALLKCRSTLKEELGYIRMLGLPGVESIKVNLNDDTFVPLRLSDRPESGFHPNKKDKSEQSSRFAGGKKVIALCKKLLDPAATVSRQRVVLDCLKTIGKTAPLDALQQFILEGLAKNRDVASRAEEVLLALGGQPYVDQATTSAGEKNTSYRNPNEENAEYILIPGGNYRYSVTEETVDVPDLYVAKYPVINRLYRSFIAAVANMRSNKLSGRVGHARQANTRNLLCSLRMGGGTVV